One Solea senegalensis isolate Sse05_10M linkage group LG13, IFAPA_SoseM_1, whole genome shotgun sequence DNA segment encodes these proteins:
- the usp25 gene encoding ubiquitin carboxyl-terminal hydrolase 25 isoform X1, translated as MTVEQNVLQQHSQKHQQTLLNQLREITGTTDIQLLQQALQVSSGDLAEAVAFLTEKNAKVPQQDETTYYQTSQVASDRYISVGSQADTNVIDLTGDDKDDLQRAIALSLEESSRAFRETGITDEEQAISRVLEASIAENKASLKRTHTEVWSDSPNPHDRKRIDNCPVGLKNVGNTCWFSAVIQSLFNLLEFQRLVLNYSPPARVHDLPRNQKEHRNLPFMQELRHLFSLMVGSKRKYVDPSRAVEILKDAFKSSESQQQDVSEFTHKLLDWLEDAFQMKAEEDREEEKPKNPMVELFYGRFLAVGVLEGKKFENTEMFGQYPLQVNGFKDLHECLEAAMIEGEIESLHSAENSARSGQEHWFTELPPVLTFELSRFEFNQALGRPEKIHNKLEFPSMLYMDRYMDRNREITRIKREEIRRLKEHLTLLQQRLERYLSYGSGPKRFPLADVLQYAMEFASSKPVCTSPVDDIDSSAPPGGTTGQPLPPPSTAEQDPLPPLESSGSASAPTTAPTTAQQQRVPIHKPFTQSRLPPDLPMHPAPRHITEEELRVLEGCLHRWRSEVENDTRDLQGSITRIHRTIELMYSDKSMMQVPYRLHAVLVHEGQANAGHYWAYIYDPHQRCWMKYNDISVTKSSWEELVRDSFGGYRNASAYCLMYINDKKPFLIEGTCGLNVSLKEFDKETGQVLSGMDKLPPDLKQYVKEDNELFDKEVVEWDTLQARKAQQEKLALAAAAAAAAAAAAASAASSTSTTSSSPQPMSTESTTPDNTVLQQEPEYMEQPSPTNDSKHLQEDTERAISRAAAEQEERSPEALLNASVPSTTFPQPEIQVSSPSSPPHDLVMEDGSPGQRTVEVAIPHVGTFVIESEEGGYDDEAMMTPNMQGVIMAIGKSSSVYEKNGPEAAFFKAIKLEYARLLRFAQEDTTLENDYRLQHIIVYFIQNQAPKKILERTLLTQFADRNLAFDDRCKSIMNVARAKLDLIKPEEVNMDEYEMWHQDYRNFRETTIFMLTGLEFFQKTNYVEALMYLIYSYQYNKELLSKGLYRGHNERLLGHYRRECLLKLNEQAAAMFESGEEPEVTTGLGIMNELVVPCIPLLLFHDVERDLLAVEDMRNRWCSYLGQEMESNLQEKLTDFLPKLLDCSTEIKSFHDPPKLPTYSTLELCERFSRIMAAVARTPTEER; from the exons CATCAGCAGACTCTACTAAACCAGTTGAGGGAGATAACAGGAACCACAGACATCCAGCTGCTTCAGCAAGCTTTGCAG GTGAGCAGTGGAGACCTGGCTGAGGCTGTAGCCTTTCTGACGGAGAAGAACGCTAAGGTTCCTCAGCAAGATGAGACGACCTACTACCAGACATCCCAGGTGGCCAGTGATAGATATATCAGTGTCGGCAGCCAAGCAGACACAA ATGTCATTGACCTGACTGGGGATGACAAAGATGACCTGCAGAGGGCCATCGCCCTCAGTCTGGAGGAGTCGAGTCGGGCATTTAGAGAGACAGGCATCACTGATGAGGAGCAGGCCATTAGCAG AGTGTTGGAGGCCAGCATTGCAGAGAACAAGGCGAGTCTGAAGCGTACCCACACAGAAGTATGGAGTGATTCACCCAACCCACATGACAGGAAGAGGATAGATAACTGCCCAGTGGGGCTGAAAAATGTTGGCAATACCTGCTGGTTCAGTGCTGTCATACAG TCTCTGTTCAACTTGCTGGAGTTCCAGAGGCTGGTGCTCAACTATTCTCCGCCAGCCAGAGTCCATGACCTGCCTCGCAACCAGAAG GAGCACAGGAACCTGCCCTTCATGCAGGAGCTAAGGCACCTCTTCTCACTCATGGTGGGGTCCAAGAGGAAATATGTGGATCCGTCACGGGCTGTGGAAATCCTCAAAGATGCGTTCAAGTCCAGTGAATCACAACAG CAGGATGTGAGCGAATTCACCCACAAGTTGCTGGACTGGTTGGAGGATGCTTTCCAGATGAAGGCGGAGGAAGACAG GGAAGAGGAGAAGCCAAAGAACCCCATGGTGGAGCTTTTCTATGGTCGCTTCCTTGCTGTGGGTGTCCTGGAAG GtaaaaagtttgaaaacacagagatgtTTGGGCAGTACCCGCTACAGGTGAATGGCTTCAAGGATCTCCACGAGTGTCTCGAGGCTGCAATGATCGAGGGTGAGATCGAGTCCCTGCACTCGGCAGAGAACTCCGCCAGGTCTGGACAAGAG CACTGGTTCACAGAACTCCCTCCTgtgttgacctttgaactctcGAGATTTGAATTCAACCAAGCACTAGGGCGACCTGAGAAGATCCACAACAAGCTTGAGTTCCCCTCTATGCTCTACATGGACAG GTACATGGACAGGAACAGGGAAATCACTAGGATCAAGAGGGAGGAGATAAGGAGGCTGAAAGAGCATCTGACGCTGCTCCAACAGCGACTGGAGAG GTATCTGAGTTATGGTTCCGGCCCCAAGAGGTTTCCTCTGGCAGATGTCCTCCAGTATGCCATGGAGTTTGCTTCCAGTAAGCCTGTGTGCACTTCCCCAGTAGACGACATTGACTCATCTGCACCTCCCGGCGGCACAACAGGACAACCGCTGCCCCCGCCAAG CACAGCCGAGCAGGACCCTCTGCCCCCCCTAGAGAGCTCAGGGTCTGCTTCAGCCCCCACCACAGCTCCCACTACAGCCCAGCAACAGAGAGTACCCATTCATAAACCCTTTACCCAGTCCCGGCTTCCTCCCGACCTGCCCATGCACCCTGCTCCGAGGCACATTACCGAAGAAGAGCTGAGGGTGCTCGAGGGCTGCTTGCATCGTTGGAGGAGTGAAGTGGAAAATGACACCCGCG ATCTTCAGGGCAGCATAACCAGAATCCACAGAACCATAGAGCTAATGTACTCCGACAAATCTATGATGCAG GTGCCGTACCGGCTTCATGCAGTGCTGGTCCATGAAGGCCAGGCCAATGCAGGCCACTACTGGGCTTATATCTACGATCCACATCAGCGCTGCTGGATGAAGTACAATGATATCTCTGTTACCAAGTCGTCCTGGGAGGAGCTGGTCAGAGACTCATTTGGAGGCTATCGCAACGCCAGTGCCTACTGTCTCATGTATATCAACGACAAGAAGCCCTTTCTTATAGAAGGTACATGTGGACTGAATGTATCACTAA AGGAGTTTGATAAGGAAACAGGACAGGTTCTCAGCGGCATGGACAAACTGCCCCCAGACCTGAAGCAGTATGTGAAGGAGGACAATGAGCTCTTTGACAAGGAGGTCGTAGAGTGGGACACCTTGCAGGCCCGCAAGGCCCAGCAGGAAAAGCTGGCGTTAGCCGCAGCTgcagccgccgccgctgctgctgctgctgcttcggCAGCATCCAGCACCTCCAccacttcctcctcccctcAGCCCATGAGTACTGAATCCACCACTCCAGACAACACAG TTCTCCAGCAGGAGCCAGAGTACATGGAGCAGCCGTCTCCCACCAATGACTCCAAGCACCTGCAGGAGGACACGGAGCGAGCCATCTCCAGAGCTGCTGCCGAACAGGAGGAGAGAAGCCCTGAGGCTTTGTTGAACGCT TCTGTCCCCTCTACCACTTTCCCTCAGCCTGAGATCCAGGTGAGcagcccctcctctcctcctcatgaCCTGGTCATGGAGGATGGTTCCCCTGGACAGCGCACCGTAGAGGTGGCCATTCCTCATGTGGGGACGTTTGTCATTGAGTCAGAAGAGGGGGGGTATGATGATGAG GCGATGATGACCCCCAACATGCAGGGTGTTATAATGGCCATTGGCAAATCCAGCAGCGTATATGAAAAGAATGGGCCTGAGGCGGCTTTTTTTAAG GCCATAAAGCTGGAGTACGCTCGTCTACTGAGGTTTGCCCAAGAGGACACAACACTCGAGAACGACTACCGACTCCAGCACATCATTGTCTACTTCATCCAAAACCAGGCACCCAAGAAGATTCTGGAGAGGACTCTGCTCACACAGTTTGCCGACAGGAACCTGGCCTTCGATGACAG ATGTAAGAGCATTATGAATGTGGCACGTGCCAAACTGGACCTAATTAAACCCGAGGAGGTCAACATGGATGAATATGAG ATGTGGCATCAGGACTACAGGAATTTCCGAGAGACGACCATCTTCATGCTGACCGGCTTGGAGTTCTTTCAGAAGACAAA TTACGTGGAGGCTTTGATGTATCTGATTTACTCGTATCAGTACAACAAGGAGCTCCTGTCCAAGGGGCTATACAGAGGTCACAACGAGAGGCTCCTCGGTCACTACCGTCGAGAGTGTTTGCTG AAATTAAACGAACAAGCGGCCGCAATGTTTGAATCGGGAGAAGAACCAGAGGTGACCACAGGGCTGGGAATCATGAAtgagctggtggtgccctgcatccctctgctgctgttccacGACGTGGAGAGAGACCTGCTGGCCGTGGAGGACATGAGGAACCGCTGGTGCTCGTACCTGGGCCAGGAGATGGAAT CCAACCTCCAGGAAAAGCTCACCGACTTCCTCCCCAAGTTACTGGACTGCTCGACAGAGATCAAAAGCTTCCACGACCCCCCCAAGCTGCCCACGTACTCCACTCTGGAGCTGTGCGAACGATTCAGCCGCATCATGGCCGCGGTGGCCAGGACGCCCACAGAGGAGAGATGA
- the usp25 gene encoding ubiquitin carboxyl-terminal hydrolase 25 isoform X3: MTVEQNVLQQHSQKHQQTLLNQLREITGTTDIQLLQQALQVSSGDLAEAVAFLTEKNAKVPQQDETTYYQTSQVASDRYISVGSQADTNVIDLTGDDKDDLQRAIALSLEESSRAFRETGITDEEQAISRVLEASIAENKASLKRTHTEVWSDSPNPHDRKRIDNCPVGLKNVGNTCWFSAVIQSLFNLLEFQRLVLNYSPPARVHDLPRNQKEHRNLPFMQELRHLFSLMVGSKRKYVDPSRAVEILKDAFKSSESQQQDVSEFTHKLLDWLEDAFQMKAEEDREEEKPKNPMVELFYGRFLAVGVLEGKKFENTEMFGQYPLQVNGFKDLHECLEAAMIEGEIESLHSAENSARSGQEHWFTELPPVLTFELSRFEFNQALGRPEKIHNKLEFPSMLYMDRYMDRNREITRIKREEIRRLKEHLTLLQQRLERYLSYGSGPKRFPLADVLQYAMEFASSKPVCTSPVDDIDSSAPPGGTTGQPLPPPSTAEQDPLPPLESSGSASAPTTAPTTAQQQRVPIHKPFTQSRLPPDLPMHPAPRHITEEELRVLEGCLHRWRSEVENDTRDLQGSITRIHRTIELMYSDKSMMQVPYRLHAVLVHEGQANAGHYWAYIYDPHQRCWMKYNDISVTKSSWEELVRDSFGGYRNASAYCLMYINDKKPFLIEEEFDKETGQVLSGMDKLPPDLKQYVKEDNELFDKEVVEWDTLQARKAQQEKLALAAAAAAAAAAAAASAASSTSTTSSSPQPMSTESTTPDNTVLQQEPEYMEQPSPTNDSKHLQEDTERAISRAAAEQEERSPEALLNASVPSTTFPQPEIQVSSPSSPPHDLVMEDGSPGQRTVEVAIPHVGTFVIESEEGGYDDEAMMTPNMQGVIMAIGKSSSVYEKNGPEAAFFKAIKLEYARLLRFAQEDTTLENDYRLQHIIVYFIQNQAPKKILERTLLTQFADRNLAFDDRCKSIMNVARAKLDLIKPEEVNMDEYEMWHQDYRNFRETTIFMLTGLEFFQKTNYVEALMYLIYSYQYNKELLSKGLYRGHNERLLGHYRRECLLKLNEQAAAMFESGEEPEVTTGLGIMNELVVPCIPLLLFHDVERDLLAVEDMRNRWCSYLGQEMESNLQEKLTDFLPKLLDCSTEIKSFHDPPKLPTYSTLELCERFSRIMAAVARTPTEER; the protein is encoded by the exons CATCAGCAGACTCTACTAAACCAGTTGAGGGAGATAACAGGAACCACAGACATCCAGCTGCTTCAGCAAGCTTTGCAG GTGAGCAGTGGAGACCTGGCTGAGGCTGTAGCCTTTCTGACGGAGAAGAACGCTAAGGTTCCTCAGCAAGATGAGACGACCTACTACCAGACATCCCAGGTGGCCAGTGATAGATATATCAGTGTCGGCAGCCAAGCAGACACAA ATGTCATTGACCTGACTGGGGATGACAAAGATGACCTGCAGAGGGCCATCGCCCTCAGTCTGGAGGAGTCGAGTCGGGCATTTAGAGAGACAGGCATCACTGATGAGGAGCAGGCCATTAGCAG AGTGTTGGAGGCCAGCATTGCAGAGAACAAGGCGAGTCTGAAGCGTACCCACACAGAAGTATGGAGTGATTCACCCAACCCACATGACAGGAAGAGGATAGATAACTGCCCAGTGGGGCTGAAAAATGTTGGCAATACCTGCTGGTTCAGTGCTGTCATACAG TCTCTGTTCAACTTGCTGGAGTTCCAGAGGCTGGTGCTCAACTATTCTCCGCCAGCCAGAGTCCATGACCTGCCTCGCAACCAGAAG GAGCACAGGAACCTGCCCTTCATGCAGGAGCTAAGGCACCTCTTCTCACTCATGGTGGGGTCCAAGAGGAAATATGTGGATCCGTCACGGGCTGTGGAAATCCTCAAAGATGCGTTCAAGTCCAGTGAATCACAACAG CAGGATGTGAGCGAATTCACCCACAAGTTGCTGGACTGGTTGGAGGATGCTTTCCAGATGAAGGCGGAGGAAGACAG GGAAGAGGAGAAGCCAAAGAACCCCATGGTGGAGCTTTTCTATGGTCGCTTCCTTGCTGTGGGTGTCCTGGAAG GtaaaaagtttgaaaacacagagatgtTTGGGCAGTACCCGCTACAGGTGAATGGCTTCAAGGATCTCCACGAGTGTCTCGAGGCTGCAATGATCGAGGGTGAGATCGAGTCCCTGCACTCGGCAGAGAACTCCGCCAGGTCTGGACAAGAG CACTGGTTCACAGAACTCCCTCCTgtgttgacctttgaactctcGAGATTTGAATTCAACCAAGCACTAGGGCGACCTGAGAAGATCCACAACAAGCTTGAGTTCCCCTCTATGCTCTACATGGACAG GTACATGGACAGGAACAGGGAAATCACTAGGATCAAGAGGGAGGAGATAAGGAGGCTGAAAGAGCATCTGACGCTGCTCCAACAGCGACTGGAGAG GTATCTGAGTTATGGTTCCGGCCCCAAGAGGTTTCCTCTGGCAGATGTCCTCCAGTATGCCATGGAGTTTGCTTCCAGTAAGCCTGTGTGCACTTCCCCAGTAGACGACATTGACTCATCTGCACCTCCCGGCGGCACAACAGGACAACCGCTGCCCCCGCCAAG CACAGCCGAGCAGGACCCTCTGCCCCCCCTAGAGAGCTCAGGGTCTGCTTCAGCCCCCACCACAGCTCCCACTACAGCCCAGCAACAGAGAGTACCCATTCATAAACCCTTTACCCAGTCCCGGCTTCCTCCCGACCTGCCCATGCACCCTGCTCCGAGGCACATTACCGAAGAAGAGCTGAGGGTGCTCGAGGGCTGCTTGCATCGTTGGAGGAGTGAAGTGGAAAATGACACCCGCG ATCTTCAGGGCAGCATAACCAGAATCCACAGAACCATAGAGCTAATGTACTCCGACAAATCTATGATGCAG GTGCCGTACCGGCTTCATGCAGTGCTGGTCCATGAAGGCCAGGCCAATGCAGGCCACTACTGGGCTTATATCTACGATCCACATCAGCGCTGCTGGATGAAGTACAATGATATCTCTGTTACCAAGTCGTCCTGGGAGGAGCTGGTCAGAGACTCATTTGGAGGCTATCGCAACGCCAGTGCCTACTGTCTCATGTATATCAACGACAAGAAGCCCTTTCTTATAGAAG AGGAGTTTGATAAGGAAACAGGACAGGTTCTCAGCGGCATGGACAAACTGCCCCCAGACCTGAAGCAGTATGTGAAGGAGGACAATGAGCTCTTTGACAAGGAGGTCGTAGAGTGGGACACCTTGCAGGCCCGCAAGGCCCAGCAGGAAAAGCTGGCGTTAGCCGCAGCTgcagccgccgccgctgctgctgctgctgcttcggCAGCATCCAGCACCTCCAccacttcctcctcccctcAGCCCATGAGTACTGAATCCACCACTCCAGACAACACAG TTCTCCAGCAGGAGCCAGAGTACATGGAGCAGCCGTCTCCCACCAATGACTCCAAGCACCTGCAGGAGGACACGGAGCGAGCCATCTCCAGAGCTGCTGCCGAACAGGAGGAGAGAAGCCCTGAGGCTTTGTTGAACGCT TCTGTCCCCTCTACCACTTTCCCTCAGCCTGAGATCCAGGTGAGcagcccctcctctcctcctcatgaCCTGGTCATGGAGGATGGTTCCCCTGGACAGCGCACCGTAGAGGTGGCCATTCCTCATGTGGGGACGTTTGTCATTGAGTCAGAAGAGGGGGGGTATGATGATGAG GCGATGATGACCCCCAACATGCAGGGTGTTATAATGGCCATTGGCAAATCCAGCAGCGTATATGAAAAGAATGGGCCTGAGGCGGCTTTTTTTAAG GCCATAAAGCTGGAGTACGCTCGTCTACTGAGGTTTGCCCAAGAGGACACAACACTCGAGAACGACTACCGACTCCAGCACATCATTGTCTACTTCATCCAAAACCAGGCACCCAAGAAGATTCTGGAGAGGACTCTGCTCACACAGTTTGCCGACAGGAACCTGGCCTTCGATGACAG ATGTAAGAGCATTATGAATGTGGCACGTGCCAAACTGGACCTAATTAAACCCGAGGAGGTCAACATGGATGAATATGAG ATGTGGCATCAGGACTACAGGAATTTCCGAGAGACGACCATCTTCATGCTGACCGGCTTGGAGTTCTTTCAGAAGACAAA TTACGTGGAGGCTTTGATGTATCTGATTTACTCGTATCAGTACAACAAGGAGCTCCTGTCCAAGGGGCTATACAGAGGTCACAACGAGAGGCTCCTCGGTCACTACCGTCGAGAGTGTTTGCTG AAATTAAACGAACAAGCGGCCGCAATGTTTGAATCGGGAGAAGAACCAGAGGTGACCACAGGGCTGGGAATCATGAAtgagctggtggtgccctgcatccctctgctgctgttccacGACGTGGAGAGAGACCTGCTGGCCGTGGAGGACATGAGGAACCGCTGGTGCTCGTACCTGGGCCAGGAGATGGAAT CCAACCTCCAGGAAAAGCTCACCGACTTCCTCCCCAAGTTACTGGACTGCTCGACAGAGATCAAAAGCTTCCACGACCCCCCCAAGCTGCCCACGTACTCCACTCTGGAGCTGTGCGAACGATTCAGCCGCATCATGGCCGCGGTGGCCAGGACGCCCACAGAGGAGAGATGA
- the usp25 gene encoding ubiquitin carboxyl-terminal hydrolase 25 isoform X2: MTVEQNVLQQHSQKHQQTLLNQLREITGTTDIQLLQQALQVSSGDLAEAVAFLTEKNAKVPQQDETTYYQTSQVASDRYISVGSQADTNVIDLTGDDKDDLQRAIALSLEESSRAFRETGITDEEQAISRVLEASIAENKASLKRTHTEVWSDSPNPHDRKRIDNCPVGLKNVGNTCWFSAVIQSLFNLLEFQRLVLNYSPPARVHDLPRNQKEHRNLPFMQELRHLFSLMVGSKRKYVDPSRAVEILKDAFKSSESQQDVSEFTHKLLDWLEDAFQMKAEEDREEEKPKNPMVELFYGRFLAVGVLEGKKFENTEMFGQYPLQVNGFKDLHECLEAAMIEGEIESLHSAENSARSGQEHWFTELPPVLTFELSRFEFNQALGRPEKIHNKLEFPSMLYMDRYMDRNREITRIKREEIRRLKEHLTLLQQRLERYLSYGSGPKRFPLADVLQYAMEFASSKPVCTSPVDDIDSSAPPGGTTGQPLPPPSTAEQDPLPPLESSGSASAPTTAPTTAQQQRVPIHKPFTQSRLPPDLPMHPAPRHITEEELRVLEGCLHRWRSEVENDTRDLQGSITRIHRTIELMYSDKSMMQVPYRLHAVLVHEGQANAGHYWAYIYDPHQRCWMKYNDISVTKSSWEELVRDSFGGYRNASAYCLMYINDKKPFLIEGTCGLNVSLKEFDKETGQVLSGMDKLPPDLKQYVKEDNELFDKEVVEWDTLQARKAQQEKLALAAAAAAAAAAAAASAASSTSTTSSSPQPMSTESTTPDNTVLQQEPEYMEQPSPTNDSKHLQEDTERAISRAAAEQEERSPEALLNASVPSTTFPQPEIQVSSPSSPPHDLVMEDGSPGQRTVEVAIPHVGTFVIESEEGGYDDEAMMTPNMQGVIMAIGKSSSVYEKNGPEAAFFKAIKLEYARLLRFAQEDTTLENDYRLQHIIVYFIQNQAPKKILERTLLTQFADRNLAFDDRCKSIMNVARAKLDLIKPEEVNMDEYEMWHQDYRNFRETTIFMLTGLEFFQKTNYVEALMYLIYSYQYNKELLSKGLYRGHNERLLGHYRRECLLKLNEQAAAMFESGEEPEVTTGLGIMNELVVPCIPLLLFHDVERDLLAVEDMRNRWCSYLGQEMESNLQEKLTDFLPKLLDCSTEIKSFHDPPKLPTYSTLELCERFSRIMAAVARTPTEER, translated from the exons CATCAGCAGACTCTACTAAACCAGTTGAGGGAGATAACAGGAACCACAGACATCCAGCTGCTTCAGCAAGCTTTGCAG GTGAGCAGTGGAGACCTGGCTGAGGCTGTAGCCTTTCTGACGGAGAAGAACGCTAAGGTTCCTCAGCAAGATGAGACGACCTACTACCAGACATCCCAGGTGGCCAGTGATAGATATATCAGTGTCGGCAGCCAAGCAGACACAA ATGTCATTGACCTGACTGGGGATGACAAAGATGACCTGCAGAGGGCCATCGCCCTCAGTCTGGAGGAGTCGAGTCGGGCATTTAGAGAGACAGGCATCACTGATGAGGAGCAGGCCATTAGCAG AGTGTTGGAGGCCAGCATTGCAGAGAACAAGGCGAGTCTGAAGCGTACCCACACAGAAGTATGGAGTGATTCACCCAACCCACATGACAGGAAGAGGATAGATAACTGCCCAGTGGGGCTGAAAAATGTTGGCAATACCTGCTGGTTCAGTGCTGTCATACAG TCTCTGTTCAACTTGCTGGAGTTCCAGAGGCTGGTGCTCAACTATTCTCCGCCAGCCAGAGTCCATGACCTGCCTCGCAACCAGAAG GAGCACAGGAACCTGCCCTTCATGCAGGAGCTAAGGCACCTCTTCTCACTCATGGTGGGGTCCAAGAGGAAATATGTGGATCCGTCACGGGCTGTGGAAATCCTCAAAGATGCGTTCAAGTCCAGTGAATCACAACAG GATGTGAGCGAATTCACCCACAAGTTGCTGGACTGGTTGGAGGATGCTTTCCAGATGAAGGCGGAGGAAGACAG GGAAGAGGAGAAGCCAAAGAACCCCATGGTGGAGCTTTTCTATGGTCGCTTCCTTGCTGTGGGTGTCCTGGAAG GtaaaaagtttgaaaacacagagatgtTTGGGCAGTACCCGCTACAGGTGAATGGCTTCAAGGATCTCCACGAGTGTCTCGAGGCTGCAATGATCGAGGGTGAGATCGAGTCCCTGCACTCGGCAGAGAACTCCGCCAGGTCTGGACAAGAG CACTGGTTCACAGAACTCCCTCCTgtgttgacctttgaactctcGAGATTTGAATTCAACCAAGCACTAGGGCGACCTGAGAAGATCCACAACAAGCTTGAGTTCCCCTCTATGCTCTACATGGACAG GTACATGGACAGGAACAGGGAAATCACTAGGATCAAGAGGGAGGAGATAAGGAGGCTGAAAGAGCATCTGACGCTGCTCCAACAGCGACTGGAGAG GTATCTGAGTTATGGTTCCGGCCCCAAGAGGTTTCCTCTGGCAGATGTCCTCCAGTATGCCATGGAGTTTGCTTCCAGTAAGCCTGTGTGCACTTCCCCAGTAGACGACATTGACTCATCTGCACCTCCCGGCGGCACAACAGGACAACCGCTGCCCCCGCCAAG CACAGCCGAGCAGGACCCTCTGCCCCCCCTAGAGAGCTCAGGGTCTGCTTCAGCCCCCACCACAGCTCCCACTACAGCCCAGCAACAGAGAGTACCCATTCATAAACCCTTTACCCAGTCCCGGCTTCCTCCCGACCTGCCCATGCACCCTGCTCCGAGGCACATTACCGAAGAAGAGCTGAGGGTGCTCGAGGGCTGCTTGCATCGTTGGAGGAGTGAAGTGGAAAATGACACCCGCG ATCTTCAGGGCAGCATAACCAGAATCCACAGAACCATAGAGCTAATGTACTCCGACAAATCTATGATGCAG GTGCCGTACCGGCTTCATGCAGTGCTGGTCCATGAAGGCCAGGCCAATGCAGGCCACTACTGGGCTTATATCTACGATCCACATCAGCGCTGCTGGATGAAGTACAATGATATCTCTGTTACCAAGTCGTCCTGGGAGGAGCTGGTCAGAGACTCATTTGGAGGCTATCGCAACGCCAGTGCCTACTGTCTCATGTATATCAACGACAAGAAGCCCTTTCTTATAGAAGGTACATGTGGACTGAATGTATCACTAA AGGAGTTTGATAAGGAAACAGGACAGGTTCTCAGCGGCATGGACAAACTGCCCCCAGACCTGAAGCAGTATGTGAAGGAGGACAATGAGCTCTTTGACAAGGAGGTCGTAGAGTGGGACACCTTGCAGGCCCGCAAGGCCCAGCAGGAAAAGCTGGCGTTAGCCGCAGCTgcagccgccgccgctgctgctgctgctgcttcggCAGCATCCAGCACCTCCAccacttcctcctcccctcAGCCCATGAGTACTGAATCCACCACTCCAGACAACACAG TTCTCCAGCAGGAGCCAGAGTACATGGAGCAGCCGTCTCCCACCAATGACTCCAAGCACCTGCAGGAGGACACGGAGCGAGCCATCTCCAGAGCTGCTGCCGAACAGGAGGAGAGAAGCCCTGAGGCTTTGTTGAACGCT TCTGTCCCCTCTACCACTTTCCCTCAGCCTGAGATCCAGGTGAGcagcccctcctctcctcctcatgaCCTGGTCATGGAGGATGGTTCCCCTGGACAGCGCACCGTAGAGGTGGCCATTCCTCATGTGGGGACGTTTGTCATTGAGTCAGAAGAGGGGGGGTATGATGATGAG GCGATGATGACCCCCAACATGCAGGGTGTTATAATGGCCATTGGCAAATCCAGCAGCGTATATGAAAAGAATGGGCCTGAGGCGGCTTTTTTTAAG GCCATAAAGCTGGAGTACGCTCGTCTACTGAGGTTTGCCCAAGAGGACACAACACTCGAGAACGACTACCGACTCCAGCACATCATTGTCTACTTCATCCAAAACCAGGCACCCAAGAAGATTCTGGAGAGGACTCTGCTCACACAGTTTGCCGACAGGAACCTGGCCTTCGATGACAG ATGTAAGAGCATTATGAATGTGGCACGTGCCAAACTGGACCTAATTAAACCCGAGGAGGTCAACATGGATGAATATGAG ATGTGGCATCAGGACTACAGGAATTTCCGAGAGACGACCATCTTCATGCTGACCGGCTTGGAGTTCTTTCAGAAGACAAA TTACGTGGAGGCTTTGATGTATCTGATTTACTCGTATCAGTACAACAAGGAGCTCCTGTCCAAGGGGCTATACAGAGGTCACAACGAGAGGCTCCTCGGTCACTACCGTCGAGAGTGTTTGCTG AAATTAAACGAACAAGCGGCCGCAATGTTTGAATCGGGAGAAGAACCAGAGGTGACCACAGGGCTGGGAATCATGAAtgagctggtggtgccctgcatccctctgctgctgttccacGACGTGGAGAGAGACCTGCTGGCCGTGGAGGACATGAGGAACCGCTGGTGCTCGTACCTGGGCCAGGAGATGGAAT CCAACCTCCAGGAAAAGCTCACCGACTTCCTCCCCAAGTTACTGGACTGCTCGACAGAGATCAAAAGCTTCCACGACCCCCCCAAGCTGCCCACGTACTCCACTCTGGAGCTGTGCGAACGATTCAGCCGCATCATGGCCGCGGTGGCCAGGACGCCCACAGAGGAGAGATGA